In Leptolyngbya sp. SIO1E4, one DNA window encodes the following:
- a CDS encoding serine/threonine-protein phosphatase: MLRLLFSGMTDPGLLRSSNQDNYYIDPQGRFFVVADGMGGHAGGQEASSLATNAIRSYLEEQWNSVLPTQEMLRKALLLANRAIIDDQKQHPERADMGTTAVVLTFRKRDQQPWCAHVGDSRLYRLRGPKITQVTEDHTWIARAVRDGELTADQSRTHPWRHVLSQCLGREDMSRIDIQPVEAQVGDRFLLCSDGLTEELSDSIIASHLKTIRAAENVAKALIHSAKQQGGRDNITVIIVTLLPEKEEPDNGVETGFVLP; this comes from the coding sequence ATGCTTAGGCTACTGTTCTCTGGGATGACAGACCCAGGGCTCCTGCGTTCTAGCAATCAGGATAATTACTACATCGATCCTCAAGGGCGCTTTTTTGTCGTGGCCGATGGCATGGGGGGTCACGCGGGAGGGCAGGAAGCCAGCAGCCTGGCAACTAATGCGATTCGCAGCTATCTCGAAGAACAGTGGAATTCTGTGCTGCCGACTCAGGAAATGTTGCGCAAAGCTTTGCTGTTAGCAAATCGCGCCATTATTGACGATCAGAAACAGCACCCAGAACGCGCTGATATGGGCACCACTGCGGTGGTTTTGACGTTTAGAAAACGCGATCAGCAACCCTGGTGTGCCCATGTTGGGGATTCTCGTTTATATCGGTTGCGCGGGCCAAAGATCACGCAAGTCACTGAAGATCATACTTGGATCGCCCGCGCCGTAAGAGATGGGGAACTCACAGCAGATCAGTCTCGAACTCACCCATGGCGGCATGTGCTGTCTCAGTGCTTGGGTCGCGAAGACATGAGCCGGATTGACATACAACCAGTCGAGGCACAAGTCGGCGATCGCTTTTTACTCTGTAGCGATGGGCTAACCGAAGAGCTATCGGACTCGATCATTGCATCTCACTTAAAGACGATTCGAGCTGCTGAAAATGTTGCTAAAGCCCTGATTCACTCTGCTAAACAGCAGGGCGGGCGAGACAACATTACCGTGATTATCGTGACGCTTTTGCCCGAAAAAGAAGAGCCAGATAACGGCGTTGAGACCGGTTTCGTTCTGCCTTAG
- the psbZ gene encoding photosystem II reaction center protein PsbZ, whose protein sequence is MVILFQLALFLLVLLSFAMIVGVPVAYASPQNWEQSKRLILLGSVAWGVLVVVVGGLNYLVV, encoded by the coding sequence ATGGTAATTCTTTTCCAATTGGCACTGTTTCTCCTGGTTTTGTTATCTTTTGCGATGATTGTAGGTGTCCCTGTGGCCTATGCTTCTCCGCAAAATTGGGAGCAGTCAAAGCGCCTGATTCTTCTGGGTTCTGTTGCTTGGGGAGTCTTGGTCGTGGTGGTAGGTGGCCTTAACTACCTGGTGGTGTAG
- a CDS encoding DUF4347 domain-containing protein, whose translation MFTQLVGKSTQPVWVVVDANVDDYQTLVKGVLEGAKVFVLDTNRDGVEQIAELFETAVVPPQSLHIVSHGAPGTLQLGNSELSLSTLKGYTQQVKSWAAKNILLYGCNVAAGDAGEEFMTQLNTLTGASIAASTTLVGSAGLGGNWHLDATTHDQPAELAITPEVTACYSSVLADLPDVNQIFTLNGAAQRQDEDEILLVPDAEDQSGDAFSTARIDFNLSWDFTFELFFGNNDNGADGIGFVLHNDPAGANAEGDFGEGLGIAGVENSIAIEFDTFQNSNLDDPAADHTAFILDPESDELDHGKAGNEATNLPNIEDGAFHEVVVSWNANTNTLSYTFDGNPIDSITRDVINADFGGEDLIFWGFGASTGNSTNEHRVRVEDFNGRLVDPNGNDIINTDPNSGKTSSGPMVFQFKQFVRFEEIDEGRPYQGNNAAYSEEVYLLSNPDVKAAVDSGIFTSGFQHFSQFAASEGRSPLPLDLEIGGLSIASLFDETYYLSQNPDIAAAVANGGFVYGYEHFVHFGIDEGRDPSYYYDEALYLTNNTDVQAAVDSGAFSSGLEHYLQFGHIENRVASELFDPDDYLLNNPDIAAAVSNGTFASGFDHYIEFGAAEGRLSTLLYEEAFYLQQNTDVAAAVAAGAFQSGFDHYISFGQGEGRDPGPLFDESVYLDCNPDVAAAVSTGAFSSGMEHYFRNGRHEGRIAVAVA comes from the coding sequence ATGTTTACTCAATTAGTTGGTAAGTCTACGCAACCCGTGTGGGTTGTGGTTGACGCTAACGTAGATGACTACCAAACCTTAGTTAAGGGCGTTCTTGAAGGCGCAAAGGTTTTCGTTTTAGATACCAATCGAGACGGTGTCGAACAAATTGCTGAGCTGTTTGAAACAGCCGTTGTTCCGCCTCAATCGCTCCATATCGTATCCCACGGGGCTCCCGGAACGCTCCAGTTAGGAAACAGTGAACTTAGTCTTAGCACTCTAAAAGGGTATACCCAACAGGTCAAATCTTGGGCCGCTAAAAATATCCTCCTCTATGGCTGTAATGTTGCTGCAGGGGATGCTGGTGAAGAGTTTATGACTCAGCTCAATACCCTGACGGGGGCCTCCATTGCCGCCTCCACAACCCTAGTTGGCAGCGCAGGCCTCGGGGGTAATTGGCACCTCGATGCGACAACCCACGATCAGCCAGCAGAGCTGGCCATTACCCCCGAGGTCACAGCTTGCTACAGCAGCGTGCTTGCAGATCTGCCTGATGTGAATCAGATCTTCACCCTCAATGGTGCTGCTCAGCGTCAGGATGAAGATGAAATTCTCCTGGTGCCTGATGCAGAAGATCAGAGTGGAGACGCTTTTTCAACTGCTCGGATTGATTTCAACCTAAGTTGGGACTTTACGTTTGAGCTGTTTTTCGGAAACAATGACAACGGAGCTGACGGTATCGGCTTTGTTCTCCATAACGACCCGGCTGGGGCCAATGCAGAAGGTGATTTTGGAGAAGGGCTGGGTATTGCAGGGGTAGAAAATTCGATCGCGATCGAGTTTGACACCTTCCAAAACTCGAACTTAGATGATCCGGCCGCTGATCATACGGCTTTCATCCTCGATCCTGAAAGTGATGAGTTAGACCATGGTAAAGCGGGTAACGAAGCCACCAATCTCCCAAACATTGAAGATGGTGCGTTCCACGAAGTGGTCGTCAGTTGGAATGCCAACACCAATACCCTCAGCTATACGTTTGACGGCAACCCCATCGACTCCATTACGAGAGATGTCATCAATGCAGACTTTGGTGGAGAAGACTTAATCTTTTGGGGATTCGGTGCCTCTACTGGCAACAGTACGAATGAGCACCGGGTCAGAGTGGAAGACTTTAACGGTCGCCTTGTTGATCCAAATGGCAATGACATCATCAATACGGATCCAAATTCTGGGAAGACCTCCAGTGGGCCGATGGTTTTCCAGTTCAAGCAGTTTGTCCGGTTTGAGGAGATTGACGAAGGTCGCCCTTACCAGGGGAATAATGCCGCCTACAGTGAGGAAGTTTATCTGTTGAGCAACCCCGATGTGAAGGCGGCGGTTGATAGCGGCATTTTCACCAGTGGCTTCCAGCACTTTAGCCAGTTTGCAGCCAGTGAAGGGCGCAGCCCGCTGCCTCTCGATCTGGAGATTGGGGGCCTAAGCATTGCCTCTTTATTTGATGAGACTTACTATCTCAGTCAAAATCCAGACATTGCTGCTGCAGTTGCCAACGGAGGTTTCGTTTATGGCTATGAGCACTTTGTGCACTTTGGCATTGACGAGGGTCGTGATCCTAGCTATTACTACGATGAAGCCCTTTACCTAACCAACAATACTGATGTGCAAGCTGCGGTAGATAGTGGTGCCTTCAGCAGCGGTTTGGAGCACTACCTTCAGTTTGGCCATATCGAAAATCGTGTCGCGAGCGAACTATTTGACCCCGACGACTATCTGCTCAACAATCCCGACATTGCCGCAGCTGTCAGTAACGGTACCTTTGCGAGCGGTTTCGATCATTACATTGAATTTGGGGCAGCGGAGGGCAGGCTCTCTACACTCTTATATGAGGAGGCCTTCTATCTGCAGCAGAATACTGATGTGGCAGCGGCTGTAGCCGCAGGCGCTTTTCAATCAGGATTTGATCACTACATCTCCTTTGGGCAAGGAGAAGGGCGTGATCCAGGCCCATTATTTGATGAGAGTGTCTATCTAGACTGTAATCCTGATGTTGCGGCAGCCGTCAGCACAGGAGCGTTCTCCAGCGGGATGGAGCACTACTTCCGCAATGGCCGTCATGAAGGCCGAATTGCTGTAGCGGTTGCTTAA
- a CDS encoding CBS domain-containing protein: protein MDLVLCHTTADFDTLGAAVGLTRLYPGARVVLAGGFHPTVQGFLALHRDEYLLIERRAVNMQAVQSLAVVDTQALERLGPIASWVTQVAEQGGEVVVYDHHQQADSTIPATVTHIDEVGATTTLITEALKAQSILLTIAEATVMALGIHVDTGSLTFASSTPRDAAALTWLMEQGASQAAIAEFVEPNLSPSLQVLLESAISQFQRESRTGHTLGWVMLEMPRHVPGLSGLAERLISLMDVDSLVLAAGYSLKTVKKLVLIGRARGRTAAQGDRPGVDFNQVFTPLGGGGHPTAASVTLTTETPAEVFHQVLSAVRAQIPPVPVARDVMSSPVRTIRPDTLITEAQRILLRYGHSGLSVVDSEGQLVGVISRRDIDLALHHGFGHAPVKGYMTTQVKTIAPSTSLPDIEALMVTYDIGRLPVIESGNLVGVVTRTDVLRQLHQDQQGKADQTSGLSVPLARPPLASQLWSTLQQRLTPALWAMLEDMAAVAFEQGWHLYLVGGAVRDLLLTPASEPLALQDVDLVVDSAYQTLEMGAGVVLAQAVQAKHPEAELQIYGRFQTAALVWHEDRVHNRAPLMVDIATARTEFYPYPAANPEVEASSIRQDLYRRDFTINALAIRLTQPRPGQLLDFFGGLLDLQRRHVRVLHANSFIEDPTRIYRGVRFAVRLGFTLEPQTEEFIRHAIESGVYKRLQAEMAKLPALQTRLKTELKYILEASYWEAALTLLNQLGALVCLHPALVLSDRLWQQLRRISRWLQQVEGLSGLTPWQMRLELLMTAIPPEARQTIAENLQLPLRSIQRLAGLADAEATLLAELPACDRPSQCFHLLQQYDIETLVLVSVRFPHRGGNRIWRYLMTWAHVKAPLTGNDLRQLGYLPGPGYRAMLEALLSATLDGEVTDRAAAVAFIAQKYPL from the coding sequence ATGGATTTGGTGCTGTGTCACACAACAGCTGACTTTGATACGCTGGGCGCAGCTGTCGGGTTGACTCGTCTCTATCCGGGTGCGCGGGTGGTGCTGGCGGGGGGATTTCATCCGACCGTGCAAGGATTTTTGGCCCTGCATCGAGATGAATATCTGTTAATTGAGCGCCGTGCCGTGAATATGCAGGCGGTGCAGTCACTGGCAGTGGTAGATACACAGGCGCTGGAACGCTTAGGCCCCATTGCGTCTTGGGTCACTCAGGTGGCTGAGCAGGGCGGCGAGGTGGTTGTTTACGACCATCATCAGCAGGCAGACAGCACTATCCCAGCAACCGTCACCCATATTGATGAAGTAGGGGCAACCACCACCCTCATTACGGAGGCATTAAAGGCTCAATCTATTCTGCTGACAATTGCAGAAGCCACCGTCATGGCGCTGGGCATTCATGTGGATACCGGCTCGTTGACCTTTGCCTCATCCACGCCTAGGGATGCAGCGGCGCTGACTTGGTTAATGGAGCAGGGGGCCAGTCAGGCCGCAATCGCAGAATTTGTCGAACCCAATCTCTCGCCATCGCTGCAGGTGTTACTAGAGAGTGCAATTTCTCAATTCCAGCGAGAAAGTCGCACTGGGCATACCCTGGGTTGGGTCATGTTAGAAATGCCGCGCCATGTGCCTGGACTCTCTGGGTTAGCCGAACGGCTGATCTCGTTGATGGATGTTGATAGTTTGGTGCTGGCGGCCGGGTATTCCCTCAAAACTGTCAAGAAACTCGTGTTGATTGGGCGTGCCCGAGGACGAACCGCTGCCCAGGGCGATCGCCCTGGGGTGGACTTCAATCAGGTATTTACACCGCTGGGGGGCGGCGGGCACCCCACCGCCGCCTCAGTGACGCTCACGACCGAGACCCCGGCTGAGGTCTTTCACCAGGTTCTGAGTGCCGTGCGCGCGCAGATTCCCCCCGTTCCCGTCGCTCGGGACGTGATGTCTTCGCCTGTGCGCACTATTCGTCCCGACACCCTGATTACAGAGGCCCAGCGGATTTTGTTGCGATACGGCCATTCGGGGTTATCGGTGGTGGATAGTGAGGGGCAGTTAGTGGGTGTTATTTCCCGGCGAGACATTGACCTGGCCCTGCACCACGGGTTTGGCCATGCTCCGGTCAAGGGCTACATGACGACGCAGGTAAAAACGATCGCGCCCTCCACCTCTCTGCCAGACATTGAAGCGTTGATGGTCACCTATGACATTGGGCGCCTACCGGTCATTGAATCGGGCAATCTGGTGGGGGTAGTGACCCGCACCGATGTGCTGCGACAGTTGCATCAAGACCAACAAGGAAAAGCCGATCAGACCTCGGGACTCTCAGTACCGCTCGCCCGCCCGCCGCTGGCATCCCAGCTCTGGAGCACACTGCAACAGCGATTGACCCCAGCCCTGTGGGCCATGTTAGAAGACATGGCAGCGGTTGCCTTCGAGCAAGGCTGGCACCTTTATCTGGTAGGGGGTGCCGTTCGGGACTTGCTGCTGACTCCGGCTTCAGAACCGTTGGCACTTCAAGATGTGGATCTGGTCGTGGATAGTGCCTACCAAACCCTGGAGATGGGAGCGGGCGTAGTGCTGGCCCAGGCGGTTCAGGCAAAACACCCTGAAGCAGAGCTGCAGATTTATGGGCGCTTCCAAACAGCGGCCTTGGTGTGGCATGAAGATCGAGTCCACAACCGAGCCCCGCTCATGGTGGATATTGCCACAGCCCGCACGGAGTTTTATCCCTACCCGGCTGCCAATCCCGAAGTCGAAGCCAGCTCCATTCGCCAAGACTTATATCGCCGAGACTTTACCATCAATGCCTTGGCTATCCGCCTGACTCAACCTCGTCCGGGGCAACTGTTGGATTTCTTTGGTGGCCTGCTAGATCTGCAACGGCGTCACGTCCGCGTGCTCCATGCCAACAGCTTTATTGAAGACCCCACACGGATCTATCGGGGGGTTCGCTTTGCCGTCCGCCTTGGGTTTACCCTAGAGCCGCAAACAGAGGAGTTTATTCGCCACGCCATTGAGAGTGGGGTTTACAAACGACTACAGGCCGAGATGGCTAAACTACCGGCCCTACAGACGCGTCTGAAAACAGAGCTGAAATATATCCTTGAAGCGTCTTATTGGGAGGCAGCGCTGACCTTGCTGAATCAGCTGGGGGCTCTGGTCTGCCTTCATCCAGCCTTGGTTTTAAGCGATCGCCTCTGGCAGCAACTGCGCCGCATCAGCCGCTGGCTGCAGCAGGTTGAGGGGCTCTCCGGGCTCACACCCTGGCAGATGCGGCTGGAACTGCTGATGACCGCCATTCCCCCAGAGGCCCGACAGACCATCGCGGAGAACCTGCAGCTGCCGCTACGGAGTATTCAGCGTCTGGCGGGGTTAGCGGATGCTGAAGCCACGCTCTTAGCCGAGTTACCAGCGTGCGATCGCCCCAGCCAGTGCTTTCACCTCCTGCAGCAATACGATATTGAGACGCTGGTGCTGGTTAGTGTCCGATTTCCCCATCGCGGGGGCAATCGCATTTGGCGGTATTTAATGACCTGGGCCCATGTCAAAGCCCCCCTCACCGGCAACGATTTGCGACAATTGGGCTATCTGCCTGGGCCTGGGTATCGGGCCATGTTAGAGGCGCTGTTGTCCGCCACTTTGGACGGCGAAGTAACCGATAGAGCTGCAGCAGTTGCATTCATCGCTCAGAAATATCCCCTGTGA
- a CDS encoding AarF/ABC1/UbiB kinase family protein: MAVGAETSADSDSKLSLAASQTPATFGNKSYRWNRKRYSRTKRTLDIWSFVFQFLGARWLYRKKWSYRGEATPEKMAKRRRKQAIWIRETFLELGPTFIKLGQLFSTRADLFPTEYVEELSKLQDRVPAFSYEQVEEIVEADLGKSIPELYRTFDPIPLAAASLGQVHRAQLHSGEEVVVKVQRPGLKRLFEIDLSILRGIAQYFQRHPEWGKGRDWLGIYEECCRILWLEIDYLNEGRNADTFRRNFRTQDWVLVPRVFWRYASPRVLTLEYLPGIKISHYDTLEAAGLDRKRLAQLGAKAYLHQLLDDGFFHADPHPGNIAVSPEGALIFYDFGMMGQVQPVTRERLMVTFLGIAQRDADLVVTSLVELGALVPVEDMGPVRRSIQYILDNLMDKPFEEQSVVLISDDLYAVAYDQPFRFPATFTFVMRAFSTLEGVGKGLDPEFNFMEAAKPFATKLMSNNNFPNSTDSLFGELGRQAAQMSTTALGLPRRLEDTLEKLERGDIRVRVRSIETDRILRRVSGVNMATNYTLLVGAFVLSATILLVYDYFWLAIAAFTVAGIAGIALVRLMLQLGRADRLP; the protein is encoded by the coding sequence ATAGCTGTGGGTGCAGAGACCTCCGCTGACTCCGACAGCAAACTATCGTTGGCGGCTTCCCAGACACCTGCAACGTTTGGCAATAAGTCTTACCGCTGGAATCGAAAACGCTACTCGCGGACAAAGCGAACCTTAGATATTTGGTCATTTGTCTTTCAATTTCTGGGTGCTCGATGGCTCTATCGAAAAAAATGGAGCTATCGGGGTGAAGCAACCCCAGAGAAGATGGCAAAACGGCGTCGCAAACAAGCGATCTGGATTCGAGAAACTTTTCTAGAACTCGGCCCCACCTTCATTAAACTAGGCCAGCTGTTCTCAACCCGGGCAGATTTGTTTCCGACAGAGTACGTCGAAGAACTTTCTAAACTCCAGGATCGCGTTCCTGCCTTTAGTTATGAGCAGGTTGAGGAGATTGTTGAGGCGGATCTTGGCAAATCAATTCCAGAACTTTATCGGACGTTTGACCCAATTCCTTTGGCCGCCGCTAGCTTAGGGCAAGTTCATCGGGCGCAGCTACACTCTGGCGAAGAAGTCGTGGTCAAAGTGCAGCGACCCGGGCTTAAGCGTCTATTCGAAATTGATCTTTCCATCCTACGCGGCATCGCTCAGTATTTTCAGCGCCACCCTGAATGGGGCAAAGGACGAGACTGGCTAGGGATTTATGAGGAATGTTGCCGCATCCTGTGGCTAGAGATCGACTATCTCAACGAAGGCCGTAATGCCGACACGTTCCGACGCAACTTCCGAACCCAGGATTGGGTGCTGGTTCCTCGGGTCTTTTGGCGCTACGCTTCTCCTCGGGTTTTGACGCTGGAATATTTGCCGGGCATCAAAATCAGCCACTACGACACCCTTGAAGCAGCCGGTCTTGACCGTAAACGCTTAGCGCAGCTGGGGGCTAAGGCGTATCTGCATCAGCTTCTAGATGATGGATTTTTCCATGCTGACCCTCACCCAGGCAACATTGCAGTGAGCCCTGAAGGTGCGCTCATTTTTTATGACTTTGGCATGATGGGGCAGGTACAGCCTGTGACCCGCGAGCGTCTTATGGTAACTTTCTTAGGAATCGCTCAACGGGATGCCGATTTGGTCGTCACTTCGTTGGTTGAATTGGGTGCCCTTGTCCCAGTTGAAGACATGGGGCCTGTCCGTCGATCCATCCAGTATATATTGGATAATTTGATGGATAAGCCTTTTGAAGAGCAATCTGTCGTCTTGATCAGCGATGATTTGTATGCGGTTGCTTACGATCAGCCGTTTCGATTCCCAGCGACGTTTACGTTTGTCATGCGAGCATTTTCGACGCTAGAGGGGGTTGGCAAAGGCTTGGATCCTGAGTTCAACTTTATGGAAGCTGCAAAGCCTTTTGCAACAAAACTTATGAGTAACAATAACTTCCCCAATTCGACAGATTCGCTATTTGGAGAGCTTGGGCGGCAAGCAGCTCAGATGAGTACTACGGCATTGGGGCTTCCTCGTCGATTGGAGGATACACTAGAGAAGCTGGAACGGGGTGATATTCGGGTACGCGTTCGCTCGATTGAGACGGATCGTATTCTACGGCGCGTAAGCGGTGTCAACATGGCGACGAATTACACGCTTTTAGTCGGTGCCTTCGTTCTCTCAGCAACCATTTTGTTGGTCTATGATTACTTCTGGCTTGCGATCGCTGCGTTCACTGTGGCAGGCATTGCTGGTATCGCCCTAGTGCGCTTGATGCTGCAGCTAGGACGGGCCGACCGGCTACCTTAG